From Synoicihabitans lomoniglobus, the proteins below share one genomic window:
- a CDS encoding dihydrolipoyl dehydrogenase family protein, translated as MKTFDFIAIGGGSAGFNAARVAADLGKKVAVVDGAKTLGGLCILKGCMPSKTLLYATDVLHLAQHGRDFGLKIPSARVDMKRLHARKRAIIGEFADYRQQAMTSGKYSIFRESARFLDADTVELADGTKLRGKRFIIGTGSRVAVPPIPGLSDVDAWTSDDVLDLDHVPESVIVLGGGIVACELGQFLRRIGSRVVLIQRSPNILKDHSPAASEVVQQAFRDDGIDLHTDTKIESISRSARGISVRFRSSGRIVTRHAKHLFNALGRSPNTDGLDLEKAGVKLSDDGRIKTNRWQQTSQSHIYAGGDVCGPHDIVHLAVAQGELAARHAFGVKALKPIDPALLLNVVFTDPPLASIGIQESELQENNVPYAVATYPFDDHGKSILMNATRGYVKVIADRKRGRVLGAEIAGSQAGELIHCFSTPLAMKATVHDMLKAPWYHPTLAEILTYPLEDIAEQITAQ; from the coding sequence ATGAAAACTTTTGATTTTATTGCCATCGGCGGTGGCTCCGCCGGATTTAATGCCGCGAGAGTTGCGGCGGACCTGGGTAAGAAAGTCGCGGTCGTCGACGGTGCCAAAACCTTGGGCGGTCTGTGTATTCTCAAAGGGTGCATGCCTTCGAAAACCCTGCTCTATGCGACCGACGTGCTTCATCTCGCCCAGCACGGACGTGATTTCGGCCTCAAAATCCCTTCAGCGCGCGTCGACATGAAGCGACTCCATGCGAGGAAACGAGCAATCATTGGCGAGTTTGCGGACTATCGGCAGCAAGCGATGACCTCCGGGAAATACTCAATCTTTCGTGAATCCGCTCGGTTCTTGGACGCCGACACTGTGGAATTGGCCGACGGCACGAAGCTCCGAGGCAAACGCTTCATCATTGGCACCGGTTCTCGGGTCGCGGTCCCTCCCATTCCCGGGCTCTCCGATGTCGACGCTTGGACCAGCGACGACGTGCTCGATCTCGATCATGTGCCCGAGAGTGTAATCGTGCTAGGGGGAGGTATCGTAGCCTGTGAACTGGGTCAGTTTTTGCGCCGCATCGGGTCACGCGTGGTGCTCATTCAACGGAGCCCGAACATTCTTAAAGATCACTCGCCAGCGGCCTCCGAAGTCGTGCAGCAGGCGTTTCGCGACGACGGCATCGATCTGCACACCGATACCAAAATCGAATCCATCTCTCGTTCCGCCCGTGGGATCTCGGTGCGTTTTCGCAGTTCGGGTCGAATCGTCACACGCCACGCCAAGCATCTGTTCAATGCGCTCGGTCGTTCACCCAACACCGATGGACTCGATTTGGAGAAAGCTGGCGTAAAACTCAGCGACGATGGACGCATCAAAACCAATCGCTGGCAGCAAACCTCCCAATCTCACATCTATGCGGGTGGCGATGTTTGCGGTCCCCACGACATCGTGCATCTGGCGGTGGCCCAGGGTGAGCTCGCCGCCCGCCATGCGTTCGGCGTCAAAGCGCTCAAGCCCATCGACCCCGCGTTGCTGCTGAACGTGGTATTTACGGATCCTCCCCTGGCGTCGATCGGCATCCAGGAAAGTGAATTACAGGAAAACAACGTGCCCTACGCCGTCGCAACCTACCCTTTCGATGACCACGGCAAGTCCATCCTCATGAACGCCACCCGAGGCTACGTGAAGGTCATCGCCGATCGCAAACGCGGGCGCGTATTGGGAGCGGAAATTGCCGGCTCTCAAGCCGGTGAACTCATCCACTGCTTCAGCACGCCGTTGGCCATGAAGGCCACCGTGCACGATATGCTCAAAGCGCCATGGTATCACCCGACCTTGGCCGAAATTCTAACCTACCCGTTAGAAGACATCGCTGAGCAAATCACGGCACAATGA
- a CDS encoding exopolysaccharide biosynthesis polyprenyl glycosylphosphotransferase produces the protein MSLPSIRSRRLPILLLLGLDTLVFVAVFNLSGWLRGIVGPERWIIEPLLVPLLFTITTLYLIDGYRTRTEMMSADYTSQHCLACLMAMLATLLVTFVAFPANYPLQGSRSVIAITFLVISGLTLTYRRSLHRWLHLDRGDRSVLFIGNSAACKEFREVCASNGMAEKIVCAVMEEQAPTKPIEHSDSLMRDYASVLTDIRSGKLRTEAIVLKESAFHMPLDLANQLTELYFRGVPTYTLELFYESYWRKIPLYRINHIWLFQEGFEMARSPIFGRMKRLFDVIAATTGLIIASPVLLAAALAIKLQDGSAVLFRQSRVGLHRQSFKIIKLRSMTDKPVLSGDNRYTQNDDPRITRIGGFLRKTRLDEVPQLWNVLKGDMSLIGPRAEWDELVKDYDETIPCYHFRHLVKPGITGWAQINYPYGANIDDTLRKLEYDLYYIRHFSFVMDAAIVLRTIHIMLFGKGK, from the coding sequence GTGAGTCTCCCCTCCATCCGCTCTCGCCGTCTGCCCATTCTGCTACTGTTGGGATTGGACACTCTGGTGTTTGTCGCCGTCTTCAATTTGAGCGGCTGGCTGCGTGGCATCGTCGGACCGGAACGCTGGATCATTGAGCCGTTGCTGGTTCCGCTCCTGTTCACGATTACGACCCTTTACTTAATCGACGGGTATCGGACGCGCACGGAGATGATGAGCGCCGACTACACCTCGCAACACTGTTTGGCATGCTTGATGGCCATGCTTGCCACCCTGTTGGTGACCTTTGTCGCGTTTCCCGCCAATTACCCGCTGCAGGGATCGCGAAGTGTTATCGCCATTACGTTCCTGGTCATCTCCGGGCTCACACTCACCTACCGTAGATCGCTTCACCGTTGGCTGCATCTCGATCGAGGTGATCGCAGCGTTTTGTTCATCGGAAATTCAGCCGCTTGTAAGGAATTTCGCGAAGTGTGTGCCAGTAACGGCATGGCGGAAAAAATCGTGTGCGCTGTGATGGAAGAACAAGCACCGACGAAGCCGATCGAGCACAGTGATTCTCTGATGCGCGACTACGCGTCAGTGCTCACCGATATTCGATCCGGCAAGCTCCGCACCGAGGCGATTGTGTTGAAAGAGTCGGCGTTTCATATGCCGTTGGATTTAGCCAACCAACTCACCGAGCTCTACTTCCGCGGCGTCCCCACTTACACGCTGGAGCTGTTTTATGAATCCTACTGGCGAAAGATCCCCCTCTATCGCATCAATCATATTTGGCTTTTTCAGGAGGGTTTCGAAATGGCCCGCAGTCCCATCTTTGGCCGTATGAAACGACTCTTCGATGTCATCGCGGCGACCACCGGTTTGATCATAGCGAGTCCTGTTCTGTTGGCGGCCGCACTCGCGATCAAATTGCAGGACGGAAGCGCGGTCCTGTTTCGGCAGTCACGAGTCGGGCTGCATCGGCAATCTTTTAAGATAATCAAGCTCCGCTCGATGACCGACAAACCCGTCCTGAGCGGAGACAATCGTTACACTCAAAACGACGATCCTCGTATCACGCGCATCGGTGGGTTCCTCCGTAAAACCCGCTTGGATGAAGTCCCCCAGTTGTGGAACGTTTTGAAAGGAGACATGAGCCTGATCGGACCACGGGCTGAGTGGGATGAACTGGTGAAAGACTACGATGAAACCATTCCCTGTTATCACTTCAGGCACTTGGTTAAACCGGGCATCACCGGCTGGGCTCAGATCAATTATCCTTACGGGGCAAACATCGACGACACCTTGAGAAAACTGGAATACGATCTCTACTACATTCGTCATTTCTCGTTCGTGATGGATGCCGCCATCGTGTTGCGAACCATCCACATCATGCTTTTCGGTAAGGGGAAGTAG
- a CDS encoding glycosyltransferase family 2 protein — translation MYSVVILTLNEAQRLPGCLASVAMCDDVVVLDSGSTDNTLEVAKAAGARIFSNPFQNFAQQRNHAHDRIPFRHPWLLHLDADERMTAELHAECMAWCPAPGVVGAWIAPKMLWRERWIRRCTDFPAWQARFVNPESFRFIEVGHGQREAPGTKLAYFQNNYLHDLSSEGVDGWLEKHRRYARVEAKEQFQATPLPWSDLVASDRLVRRRALKQLSYRLPLRSLARFVYQYILRQGFRDGRAGWEYCRLIARYEGFAQNELRALRRSRRSPQS, via the coding sequence GTGTATTCCGTTGTCATTCTGACCCTAAACGAAGCCCAGCGCCTGCCGGGCTGTCTGGCTTCGGTGGCGATGTGCGACGACGTCGTGGTGCTCGATTCCGGCTCGACCGACAATACCCTCGAAGTGGCCAAAGCGGCGGGAGCGCGGATATTTTCCAATCCGTTTCAAAATTTTGCCCAACAACGCAACCACGCGCACGACCGCATCCCTTTTCGACATCCCTGGTTGTTGCATCTGGATGCCGATGAACGAATGACGGCCGAACTTCACGCCGAATGCATGGCGTGGTGCCCCGCGCCGGGAGTTGTCGGCGCGTGGATTGCGCCCAAAATGTTATGGCGAGAACGTTGGATTCGCCGCTGCACCGATTTCCCGGCCTGGCAGGCTCGATTCGTAAATCCAGAGTCCTTTCGGTTCATCGAAGTGGGCCACGGCCAGCGCGAGGCACCCGGCACAAAATTGGCGTATTTCCAAAACAACTACTTGCACGATTTATCCTCCGAGGGGGTTGACGGGTGGTTGGAAAAGCATCGGCGCTATGCGCGGGTCGAAGCCAAAGAACAATTCCAAGCGACTCCCCTACCATGGTCGGACCTGGTCGCATCCGATCGGTTGGTCCGAAGACGCGCTTTGAAGCAACTCAGCTACCGGTTGCCTCTGCGCTCACTAGCCCGGTTCGTATATCAATACATCCTTCGCCAAGGATTTCGGGACGGTCGGGCGGGATGGGAATATTGTCGCTTGATCGCACGCTACGAAGGTTTTGCCCAAAACGAATTACGAGCTCTGCGCCGGAGTCGCCGCTCCCCACAATCATGA
- a CDS encoding FkbM family methyltransferase, with product MKQLIISFLDVFLAITHLEYLPVRVRSGIAAGAKWTLYPWSAYWRTGQEPEIHQAMENWDDLSGKVVWDLGAHFGIYSVGLARRTGPAGQVVAFEPNPFSFARLERHRRMNSLSWMKCINAAVTSQPGEIELLSYGTLRSTTTHLPYEGETVTAEAAPIKVKAVSLDQLVQSREIRLPNFIKVDVEGHAQSALEGARMSLAKTRPTLILAFHSQAEIDGTMSILKPLDYSLQILSETKSGDGSLIGKDVLFTPNPQSTVAN from the coding sequence ATGAAACAACTAATCATTTCCTTTCTAGATGTCTTTCTGGCCATCACCCACTTGGAATATTTACCGGTTCGAGTGCGCTCGGGTATCGCCGCAGGCGCAAAATGGACACTTTATCCTTGGAGTGCCTATTGGCGAACGGGACAAGAACCAGAGATCCATCAAGCGATGGAAAACTGGGATGACCTATCCGGCAAGGTAGTGTGGGACCTCGGGGCGCATTTCGGCATTTACAGTGTGGGACTCGCTCGACGAACCGGCCCCGCCGGGCAAGTCGTAGCATTCGAACCCAACCCGTTTAGTTTCGCGCGACTGGAAAGGCATCGACGCATGAATAGCTTATCCTGGATGAAATGTATCAACGCAGCGGTTACTAGTCAGCCCGGTGAAATTGAACTTCTCAGCTACGGCACCCTCCGTAGCACTACGACGCATCTGCCTTACGAAGGTGAAACGGTAACTGCGGAAGCCGCCCCTATAAAAGTTAAAGCAGTATCACTGGACCAACTGGTGCAATCCCGCGAGATTCGCCTCCCTAATTTTATCAAAGTGGACGTCGAGGGCCATGCCCAGTCCGCTCTCGAAGGAGCTCGCATGTCGCTGGCCAAAACTCGACCTACGCTCATTTTGGCCTTCCATAGCCAAGCCGAAATTGACGGCACGATGTCCATTCTGAAGCCGCTCGATTACAGCCTCCAAATCCTATCAGAAACAAAATCAGGGGACGGTTCTCTCATAGGTAAGGACGTTTTGTTCACTCCAAACCCTCAATCCACGGTAGCCAATTGA
- the hisA gene encoding 1-(5-phosphoribosyl)-5-[(5-phosphoribosylamino)methylideneamino]imidazole-4-carboxamide isomerase yields the protein MTIYPAIDIKNGRAVRLLQGRADQETVYATNPAEVAATFKAAGSEWVHVVDLDGAFAGSPHNLAQIEAIVATGMKVQMGGGMRDRAKVMRALEIGVSRVVVGTRAAESESFVAELVAEFGQRIAVGIDAKAGKVAVKGWVDTTGVDAIEMAKRMDAIGVSTLIYTDIGTDGMLTGPNLAAQEEIAHAVTAHVIASGGVSKREDVVALAEIEKRRPNLDGVIVGKALYEKRVDLADLLHLRAG from the coding sequence ATGACCATCTACCCAGCCATTGATATCAAAAACGGTCGCGCCGTGCGTTTGCTCCAGGGCCGCGCCGATCAGGAAACCGTGTATGCGACCAATCCCGCCGAGGTGGCCGCGACGTTCAAAGCCGCCGGCAGCGAATGGGTGCACGTCGTTGACTTGGATGGGGCCTTCGCGGGATCACCGCACAATCTGGCGCAAATTGAAGCGATCGTCGCGACGGGCATGAAGGTCCAAATGGGCGGTGGCATGCGCGATCGCGCCAAGGTCATGCGAGCGCTTGAAATCGGTGTGAGCCGGGTAGTGGTGGGCACTCGGGCGGCTGAAAGTGAATCTTTTGTCGCGGAGCTGGTGGCGGAATTCGGCCAACGCATTGCCGTGGGGATCGATGCCAAGGCTGGAAAAGTAGCGGTCAAAGGCTGGGTCGACACGACGGGTGTTGATGCCATCGAGATGGCGAAGCGTATGGACGCGATTGGAGTTTCGACTCTCATCTACACCGACATCGGCACCGACGGCATGTTGACGGGCCCAAATCTTGCGGCGCAGGAGGAGATAGCCCATGCGGTTACGGCGCACGTGATCGCCAGCGGGGGGGTGAGTAAGCGTGAGGACGTGGTGGCTTTGGCCGAAATCGAAAAACGCCGTCCAAATCTGGACGGCGTCATCGTGGGTAAAGCGCTCTACGAGAAGCGGGTAGATTTAGCGGACTTATTGCACTTGCGTGCAGGTTAG
- a CDS encoding glycosyltransferase family 4 protein has protein sequence MTTNKIIFVNRVFWPAEDATAQLLYDLATGLAATGSTVEIVTASDGAESLSPASGAAIKIHRLDQNRMRTVGLLAKAMGYLRFALRAREAIKRIVRPGDRVVAMTDPPLLGPWLGQLARDRGAHMWHWSQDLYPEVALAIAPFGVFTKILGNVKGWRDREWRAATGVVAIGDDMATKIRARQVSPDKIQISGNWCPAGLNFADAVSQREAWNVSSDDFVVAYSGNLGRAHTLAPLVELAARFSEESAVKFLVIGQGPQKSRLEQRAEELKAVNCRFLPPAPRSDLGRNLAAADLHVITMRADCVGVVWPSKFYGIVAAGRPILFIGPADAEIAQIITREGLGIAVAENDFATAEDFIVSLRGDPNRQTMLRRRLNAFHRDLPGLAGAVASWQRWLTSPVSS, from the coding sequence ATGACGACGAATAAGATCATATTCGTTAATCGGGTTTTTTGGCCTGCCGAGGACGCCACCGCGCAATTGCTGTATGACCTCGCCACTGGCCTGGCGGCAACGGGATCGACAGTGGAAATCGTCACTGCCAGTGATGGGGCTGAATCCCTCTCCCCGGCATCGGGCGCTGCGATCAAAATTCACCGCCTTGATCAAAATCGCATGCGAACCGTGGGCCTCTTGGCCAAGGCGATGGGTTATCTCAGGTTTGCTCTCCGAGCGCGTGAAGCGATCAAACGCATCGTGCGACCCGGAGACCGTGTCGTCGCGATGACCGATCCCCCGCTCCTGGGGCCATGGTTAGGCCAACTTGCGCGAGATCGAGGCGCGCATATGTGGCACTGGTCACAAGACCTCTATCCCGAGGTCGCCCTGGCCATCGCCCCCTTCGGAGTATTCACGAAAATACTCGGAAACGTAAAAGGTTGGAGAGATCGTGAATGGCGAGCGGCCACGGGAGTCGTGGCGATTGGCGATGACATGGCTACGAAAATCCGTGCCCGCCAAGTTTCCCCGGACAAAATCCAAATTTCCGGCAACTGGTGTCCCGCCGGACTTAATTTCGCGGATGCTGTTAGCCAGCGCGAAGCCTGGAACGTTTCCTCCGATGACTTCGTGGTCGCCTATTCGGGAAATCTGGGCAGAGCCCATACCTTGGCTCCTCTGGTCGAATTGGCAGCACGTTTTAGTGAGGAAAGCGCAGTGAAATTTCTGGTGATCGGCCAAGGCCCCCAGAAAAGCAGGTTGGAGCAACGAGCCGAGGAATTGAAAGCGGTCAACTGCCGATTCCTCCCTCCGGCTCCACGGAGTGATCTCGGTCGCAACCTCGCCGCCGCCGACTTGCATGTCATCACCATGCGGGCGGACTGCGTCGGCGTGGTTTGGCCCAGTAAATTCTACGGGATCGTCGCGGCGGGCCGTCCGATTCTATTTATCGGTCCCGCCGACGCGGAAATCGCGCAAATCATCACCCGCGAAGGGTTGGGTATAGCCGTGGCCGAGAATGATTTCGCGACCGCGGAAGATTTTATCGTATCACTGCGTGGCGATCCCAACCGTCAAACGATGCTCAGACGGCGGTTGAACGCATTCCATCGCGACCTTCCCGGTCTGGCCGGTGCCGTCGCGTCTTGGCAACGCTGGCTGACCAGCCCAGTTTCGTCGTAA